CTGAGGTGTGGATCGGACACATGGCTTATGTTGCGGCGTTGCGTCTAGAGGCTGAATTGCTACCTTTGTTTTGGAGGGAGTCCCATTGGGTGTTGAGGTGTTTTTCTTGGCGTTTACACTCTTTTCTTTAGTATTGCCCACCTTCTTGCCTTTCACAGGTGTGCTGGAAGACGTCTCAGGGGTGGAGGTTTTATGGGTTGAGCACAAACGTTTTTTGgaagttttctcctgctccacTTTGCTGGTGCTCTTTGTGGAGCCTGTGGTTTCAGCCTTAGAGGCAAATCCTCCAATGCTGCTCTTTCGTTTCTGTTCTTTGGAGGGCGTCGCTTGGGCAGGTAGTATGTTTTGGTCTATAGCTGTAATctggttgttgttttcagttGGCTCATTTTTGGTGCTCTTCTTTTCCACTGGAGTGGGAGCCCTGCAGTACACCATGTCTAGGAACTGCTTATTGTTGCCATGGTCACTTAAGTTGCTCTCCATCATCGACAACGGAGTCCTGCTGCCAAAGTAGCGTTCATGTCGACTATAGCTGCCAAAACATGAAGTGGAAACCTTGTCATCGCAGGCCTCTCCTATCCTCTCTAGAGGAGGCGAGCATCGAGAGTCGAGGGAGAACCGTGAGGGCGAGTTGGATCTCATATGAAGCTTCGCAGAAAGAGACCAAGATGGTTTTACCCCACTGTCACTGAAGGCTAAAGGACTAGCGATGGACGACCTGGAAGACGAGCTCTGATGCTGAATGCTCCTCACAAAAGGGCGGGCCGAGAATCCACCTAAAAACAGGGAATTATTTCAGAAAGAACAGACTATTTTGGATCTCAACATAAAAAAAGGTGGTTGCATAGCTAAatgcattaaataaatcaaatgtattcTCTATTGAGAGATCTGTTAAAGCTGCAGATAAACACCAATTTGCCTGGCCAACATTTGTGGGACTATACTAACCCTGTATTCTGGAGGGTTACATAAAGCCTACATTTATATTAACCACAAACAGCAGATCAAGCCAACATCGGCCTCACTTTGTAATCATTTTGAGATTTAAGGTTTCTTGCTCTGCAGAGCGCGTTGTTTTGTTTGACTTCTTCTATCTCacacttttgttgttgttttctcttaATCTCTATtctgacttaaaaaaaacaaatactgctATCTTTGAATACCaagagaaatatttattttaatcatttaggTCTATGACAAACGGTCTgctatgcatatatatattttctttgtttaccTAGTTTCTAAATAAAACTTTACAAACATCTAGCATTACCTAAAAGATGCTAGACTAAAAAGCCTAAACTTTCAAATATGGGTCAGATTTGATAGGAGTGTGGTTTTTATATAGAATGTAAATGAAGCAGCAtgataaagaaataaacattCTGATCTGACAACTGTAATACAATATGATAACAAcagttaaaggaaaaaaaatatcagCATCTGTCTTACCATCATCCTCACTGCGTTCCACTGGAAACTCAACCGACTCGGCCAGTGAAGCCAGAGAGGTGCGTCTGGACGAGGCTCCAGAGGCCAAGCTGGCAGGCCGGCTGCCAGGCAACCTGTTGATCCAGTGGTCACACAGGGAGGAACTAGTGGAACCTGTGGAAAAGACAATTATTTGAATTGTTTAGAGCCCTGATGAACCAGTCTACTTAGTTATTTTATTCAGATAATATGACAAATGCTCTATGGACATGTGGTAGCTGATACATTAAAACATACATTAAAATTATAATAGCTAAGAAACAGAATAAGGATTTATGCTAATTAAGACAATTATTGTTCCCGGGCTTCAAAGCACAATGGAAATACACCACACTAAAGAACAttatgtcgtgtattcattagactaaaacatgttggtatgtgtgattaaaacataatgacaggcttagattgatgatgcctgccttttggactctttcTCAGATAGTCAGATAGTCCTCCAGACAGttatcttatttactccctaacTTTTGCGTATGAGCTTTGACCTGGGgagttgtttctgaccagctgatgtatGGATTCAGAGGGAATGTTTTTGAGTAACTTATCttcgtcctcagacacaaaaatgtgctatgtctagtcagaaatcccatgtgggacctgaagtcatgggtggaaccaaactccctatatatgtgtgctttcgaccactgcaagtcagatttcactattggctgtgtgtctccgggtatctagatgcccgtcccgacctgtaatttcttgtaataaactttgttacactgaaagtactgggtcctcggaatacttccttcatcatcaacaacttctacaacatcataaacctctcggctgcatcaaatatacgataATTACAATGTTAGGTTCTCTCTATTACtcctcaaaaaagaaaaaccttttgCCACAGTGTAATTTTGTATTGTTCATGCAAATCTTGCATTAGAATTACACTTAGCATTCATAAAGGTTTCATTACAATATGAGTGGGCACTGACCAGCAACAGAGCTGTTGGCCGACCAGGAGGGAATAACTGTCCTCCTCTGGTAGAAGAGGATATAGGCCGTCTGCTGACACACGTCATCGTCAGCTACTGGGGTAACctcactgtcatcaaagcaGTACCACTGACCATCAATGGAGTTCTTGCAGTAAGCTGTACACAAAAAAATTGGATGATGAGCAAAAACTTCATGATAACTTTTATATATCACCTTTAAACTGCTACAACTCTGTATTACCAGTGTAGTGGCCTCCGTGCATATTCCCATGGTGGTTGCACACAGCATAAAGGTCATAAAGGTAGTCATCAGGGTTTCTTCCCAGGCCATAGGGTCTCCTCCATGGCGACCAATGGGAAGGTAAACTCCAGCTACTCTGACTCCTCTTCACCACATGAGGTGCCATGTCCATGCCCATCAAGGGGAACCGCACCATGTTCTGCATCTTTACCCTCCGGTCCCCCTCCTTAGAGAAAGCACATTTTAGGTTTATTCCCAAAATAAGAAATGAGGTTTGATATCTGTGACCATTGtgccaaaaatgtatttgttggtGCTGTAGATATTCAGAGGGtcacattttgatttatttaaatgagcTGAAGTACCTGTCTGAATCTCTTGAGATGCAGTATGAGTACATCCGGCAGCGTCCACAGGCTGAGCTTAATGCggccctgctgcagctgcttgcAGTGCGGACAGCGCCAGGCATCGTCTGGGGccagctgaaacacacacacacacaccaatcagcAGTCATCAAGGACGAGCTCTGACCACACTGCCTGTAAAAGGAGGCCCCAAGTTTTCCACTTGCTGCTCTCCGGTCTCCTCCAGAACATTCACAGGCGAGTTAAACCACTATTTTTGTGTAGGTCCATGTTCAGAATCCAAACATAGCATAGTCAAATAAGTCAAATAAATGGTAAGATCCAGACAAGTGAAaggctttttttcatttttgtagaataataataaaccatCGGGATGAGACTTGAGGCTATACTTCAAAATATACCACTGATATATGCAGAGGCCATGCTAAGATTAATTTAATCATGTCAAACTACTGACCCTGCAGTAATGGGCCGTGTGTATTAGTATGCATGTACCAGCTGTAAGCCTGATCGAAATTTTACCTGCTCCTCCTTCGTGTACAGCTGAAAGCACTGAGCGAGGGTGCAGGCCTGCGGCTGGTGATGATGTTCTCTGTGCAGATACACACTCTCAGCATCGGGAATGTACTCCTCCTCAGTGTGTCCAAACAGACTGTGGGAGTATGAAGCACAGTCATCCAGTCATTCAACAGCTTAGTCATGTGAGGATCGTAGGAAACTGCCTTGAGATTTTGTCTGTTTTCCTATTTctaaattattgttttaaaagatTACAATAATGCAGTTTTTTCTATATAGTAATACTTTTGATAATAATACTGTGACACTGTGAGATTTGGGTAGTGCAGAAGCGCTAGATAGGCTTGGAAAGGCATCGTAGACAAATACCTGCATAAACATTAAATTGAAGAATGGTTGTGAGCTTGTTCAGGCCGCCAACTCGAGCTGCACCGCTgtaatcatgtgacatacctcactctccacaaccctctataatacacaccctcCCAATATGGCGGTCTATTTAAGCTGCAAAGATTTCCAATAGCTCCCTTTGCTTGATAATGCCTCTGCTACCCTGCATCCGTATCGATGCCTGTCGGgtcagtccctccaccaccccggCATCAACCTGTCGACTCCGACGAGGGGATTAAAGATCAAACTCTCTAGGTTTTGCTGCAGAAACCAACATTTCAAACATGAGTTGTCGCACTGAACTCTATAAATGAAGGGATTTGATCACGAGCAATATTCTGCACATCTCTGCCATGAAAAGTGTTGTCAAGCCCTGACGTCTGAAGAAGaagtatgcatgtgtgtattaacCACACAAAGTAAACAGCTTAAATGAGGGGATAAGAGCAGACGTGTTGATTGTGTAGGTGGAACTGCAGACATTTATATTACGAAAGCAAATTGTGTGAAGGGAAAATAGTGGGAGGTACATTCAAGAGCTTTCGAAGAGGGTGAGTCTTGTAAACCAGCCTTTGTTTGAGGTGTTGTGACTTTGTCGTTTCAGACAATGAATCAGTGAATGTTGAAATTtctattttattaaaatgttgccTCACCTTTAACTTTAAAACTGTCTTTAACAGAGAGGAAGGTGCAGTGACACATGTGCAACCTAAAGTTTGTGACTGTGGCAAGTAAGAAGTGTGGCAATAAGCAGTGACTAAATGTTGAGAAACAGTTGTGAGGATTGGATGACGATGATGACATGTTAAGGATTAGAATTTGGCAACATTTTGGCTTTGTGATGTCGCCGACTCTTTGATGTTTCTCCTTTCTCTATCATGGCTGACGCATATTAGAGTTAGGCCAATGGACACCAACCATTACGATTTTGTGGCCAGCctcgtgaccccccccccccccccccaaaaaaaagctgTTAATGTCAAGACTCAAGTTTTACAGCAGAAAACTTTGACTTCTTTTGAAAACAGCTCTGAAAGTTTATTCATGGAATAGGTGCAGAGTTTTTAGGTTAGGTGCGGCAACATGACTGCAGCACAAAtttctataaataataatttatgtgACTTTTTGTGACTATTTCATATAATCAAATGTCTATGATCGTGTtgtgaatatttgtatttatttaatgaatTACGTTTaataaaattacaataaaataaaacattcacttaTACAAAGTTTTGGGAATTTAATATAATGATCCCAATGTagattaaaacaaacaactgtCCAAATGCAGCTTCCTATAATTGTGTGTAgatgaaaaaacattaaagacaGACAAATGAATCATTGTCACTCACTAGTCCTTCGTCTCTTTGTCCCACTCTACCACTATCTTCACATGTGGTGGTCCTCCTTGTCCACAGGACTTGTACGCTCTGTGACGGGAAAAAATGAAGTTATTTCGGCAGGTGAGATTTATAAATTGGATTTTATACCTTCTGTCATTTATGTCACTGTGGGCAGTGAAAAGctctttgtggttgtgtgcCTCACAATGCACGAGCAATTTAATAACGGGTCAGTGTCTGAGaatttttaatcaaaaatgACCTAACAAAATGACATGATTCGGCTCCTGTAAAAGAACTGACAAAAACCATTTCTGCTGCAGTTTCTTTTTGTAgttatttgattgtatttataACAGACAATAATGTAACAGACATAATGATTCAGTTGTTATGAAACCGCCTATTGATCGTTTATAGTAATGAACAAAACTATGATTTAACTTTGATTCACACACACCTTTATGGACGAGCAATGTTGGAACTTGCTCTTTTATTGGGAACTTATTTGGGTCATAGGCCAAACTTGCTAAACTGGCGTGTTGAGAAACTGTCAAGAATCCTGTTAGGGCATGTCATCCAAGCAGGTCTCTGAGAGAATCAGAACTAACGTGAGTGGATATAATTGTGACCTCACCCAGTTACTTTGCAAGATTATCTCATCATTTGTGTTCACATGTAAACTGTGCTCATGTGTAAAcagtgtttgctttgttttgagtCAACATCATTTGTGCGGAAAAACGCACAGAATGGAGAGGAAAAGTTGCACtccaaaaaaagacatttagttTTGCTTAGGTTACTGTACTACTCCACCACAAACATTCAGACTTCACACACTGGTGTCAAATATCTTTTTGCGGCTTTGTCTGGCCACATCACACTGGATGAAATGTCTGGCTGGATCTGACTGAGCTGTTTATCCAGCTTTTCAACATGAATGGAAATTAAAAGTATAATGTAACTAGCCTGGGATTTATGATATCAAACACTCTATGCACATACACATACTATGTTAGGAGAGGTAGCATGTTTGATTGCTTTAAAATTAACTGCTGTATAACCGTTTGGTCAAATCACATAAAATATCCAAACTGACCTTTCCACAGTTGGGTGACACAGTGGTCGCTCATCTTGGGGAAGGAGGTAGGTTATACCAACGACGCCAACCACCCGAAGACTGAAAGGTCCCACCTGCACAATGAGAcaccatttaaaaataaaatctgtgaGACCAGTACATATGACAGAAATGGCATATTTTTTCCATTCAGTTTAGGAAATTGCCTGTTTGTTGCTCCTCTACCTGAATATAGACCCCAGGCCTCAAGAGATGACGCATTTTCTCCAGGATCTCTTTTTGGAGACCGTCCCAGGTCACAGTGCGCTCCATGTACAGTACAAAAGGCAGGCCGAACCTAAAACCACACAATGCACAAATAGAAGATATTAGTTTGTCTTCTATGCTTTATTTGTGTTATATTGAGAGCCaaatctttattatttacaGGAAAAGAAAACTTTACAAAATATTCAATATCAACATATAACAGAATGTATTTTGATTGTAGTACCTCTTTCCTTGGTGACCAGTACAGGCTCTGTTACACACCAACAGGATAATTTTTTCTGGTCCAAGGTTTTTATTGGGTGATGCAGTAACAGGAGTCATGGCCCCCTGCATGAATGATGAAGTCCTGCTGATTTCAGTCCCATACTTCAAGTTGTTGTGGTTCAGGTTTGCAAGGAGACTTCCTGTGATAAGATTCAAAAGGCAAGTCTGGTAAGATTCTGTTCCAATAGTGTCATTTGAAAACGAAGAATATTTGCGAAATATGACGAAAGCGTCACCTCTTTTTGTGCGTAAATTTTCCAGTTTGAATGTCTCTGGTGTCTCAAAGGCAAAGATGGAATCGCTCTCTTGAATGATCTCCagatcatcgtcatcatcacaaAATGAACGATGGAAGCCATCAAAGTACATTTCAgtcaaaacaaactgaaaaaataagaaacacaattctaaaaatatatacaacTCCAATAAGAAATTGCTTTCCCATTGTTATtccaaataaacacagacatctCAAGATCACTTCTTATCCCACCTTGGCTGTCGGTGACATTTACTCTCATGGCGTTTTACACCCTTTTGCTTTTCATCAATGTTAGCACTCAGTCGTTCCTGCCCTCAGGACAAATGTGTATATAAAATCGTTTCCTCTCCAACAGTGTATTGAACTCGCTCTAAGAGAAACCTAGCTTTATAAGAAACTGGTGCAGCCTCGCTGTGTGACTGTAAAACACTCTCACTGTGGCAGACCCTGAGCTAATAAGTGATAGAAATGTCACCTGGTCCATTGGGATCTTGGTCTCACGTGACACAGCATCTCTGAGGCGATAGACGGTGCTGTTGAGGGGAACAGCAACTCCAATCCTCATACAGTGAGAGTACTTCCCCTGGTAGACCACTGTCACGTACAGGGGCCTGGCAAAGAGAGGGTAATCATTTACTAGACATGTTTGGCTTATTTTTATTATACTGTAACCACAATGACATCTTGACATATGCTctccaaaacaacaacaaccattttgttatatttctttcctttttatcACCTGCATTGCACAAAGCCTGAAATGAACAAACTGTTATGTTGCTTTAAAAATTCTGTTAACTGAGACTAAAAATGGTCCTTGGTCGCAGCAGTGCCCAAACATTAGTCTGGTGTGTCCCTGTATTTGATCGAGTCACTCATCACAAGTTATAAGGACCTGAACAGTACTGAAGTTTACTTTGACACATacttaaacacattgaaaatgtGACAAACACACTACGATGCAAAGCTAAAGCTCATCTAAATAATCACCATCCTGTTTACTGGGCTGGTAACATATACCCTGTGAAGACTGAGCTGCAGCAATTTTTGTAAACAGAACCAGAgagtctgttttatttattgttttggttgtcTGTGGTTAATATTCATTTAAACATTCTAAATCATATTCTCATTCAAATGTCAGACTGAATATTATTTAGAAATAGGTTAATTGCTCTTTGACAAAGTGTACTAGCATGATTAtgcaataatataataattatacgCATCAGTGGTTTAAAATAGTTggataataatacaatttatcGCAATAACTTCTGGGAGGAAATATTGTCCAACAAATTTGTTATTGTGACAGACCTACATAACTATTAGGGAAATCAGTGGTGATACACAGCccttaatatgtatatatatactgtcAATCAAAAGGTATAATAGGTGTATTATTGTGGAGCAAAAATGTGCAGTGAAAAATTCTCTCCAATGTAAAAAGTTAGTTTTACATTGTGACTGGGCAGGGTAAACTGTTGCTCCCCCTACACCCTCAACAACAAACCAGGTTATATTCTTCCTTAACGACACACGCAGAGGTTTTTGCTTGAGGTCCTTGTGAACTTGTCAAcacaccccaacacacacatcaatggAAGGTGTCACCTTGTTGAAGAACTTCTACACACTTTGTTTGCTTATATAATAGAAAAGGAAGCAGAACAAACATACTGCACATTTTTGGAAAGCTGTAGCTCAGCTCAGGTGCGCACTCAccgtgtgtgtgggagtgggaTCGGTAAGGAGATGCAGAGGAAGGGATCGAACGTATTGCTCTGCTTTTGGCAATGTGGGCAGGTTAGAGACGACCTATTTGGAATATAAAATCACTTACTATAGCAAAATACCATGGgcatactgtaaaaaaaaacaaaaaaacacaggacTTCTGCAGGCCAAGAAACCTACCTGTACTGAGCCTGGAACAGTTCTTGTACGAACGAGCCagcagagagaggtagagaaggCTCGTCTATGCTTTCATCGTCTTCTTCAATAGGGggctgaacaaacaaacaggttttATGAGTCGGATTTAAAAGTCATGAGAAAAACGGACTCTCATGTTTCCTAATCTAGCATTAAAGCCAGAAACCCTTCACATACTCTGTTGTTTTTCACTTGTACCATTGAACCAAGAGGAAACAAGACGAGGCAAGTCTGGTTCAACTGCACTCTGAGAGCAAGTCATTCGTGAGAAACACTGAGtcacagaaattatttgaacaCCTGTGAAATAAAATGCAAGGCAGCAAATTACAGGTGTGTGGCTGAGCAGCGACTGAGCAACTTGGGAAAAGTATTCATTCATCAACGCAACCACACACAGTCaatgtgtttgaatgaaaaacaGAGGATAAGAGGAGCCTCCAACAAACGCACACCAGTCATCTTTATTCACCTTTATAGCGGGCCTGCTGTTGGGGTTGACTGTGTTGAGGTCCTCATGCACTCTGtccagcagccacagcagaAACTCCTGAGCATCGTGCTGAGAGTTCCCTTTAAACTGAGTGGCGTTTTTTGACACTGCGTTCTGCAACAAAAGGTGCAACACAAAGGTTACAACGCCTGCTAGGTTACAAAAAATGTTAcattagcagcagcaggaaatgtgtcaTTGTCAACATGCATTTCCACAGATATTGAATCAATGTGAAGAGGCACTAACGGATGATTTTACAACACAAATGTCTTATCATGTCTTACATCCACAAAGGGGCTCCTGTGAAGAATCATGATGTAGATATTGTGTTTACCACCAAtggcatttaaataaataattatcgtTAGAAATTCTTTTACTGAATTTACTTAACAAAAATTTGCTGTGACTGTCTTCTCTGATTCATCGACTTAACATAATTACTCAAACTGGTATTACGCAAACGAATTAGGTTGGTTCAAATTAAAGTTAACAAGTTAGATTTACCATAATTGACAACtttggtttgaaaaaaaaagtttgtgtcACCTGAAGCTTTTTCTTTTAACAGTGTGCAATGACAGTTATTTTGAATGACCCACTTGTGACAGCATCTTGCCTGGTGTGATCAGTCATGCCCTTCTTACCTTGAAGTCTCTGCTGTGCTGTGGGGTGTATTCAAACGTCCATAAAGCCCGCACAAGTCCAGACAGCTGCTCCGTGACCTCTCCTTTGGCCAGGGGTCCCTTCCTCTGCAGGTGTAGGCCATTAGTCTTCGGTCTGTCCCCGTCCTCCCCCTCCTCGCCTTTGTAGTGCTCCAGAACCAGGTACTCAGCGAAGAGTTCGGTGTTGCTGAGGCACTGCAGGATCGCATTCATGAAGCAGGTATTCCCGTGGTTCTTGAGCCCTGACACTCCGGGGACCCTGTCTCCGGACAGGAACCCCCCCATGTCCCCATCGTCCATGGGCACATCTTTGCTCCCAGGTTTGAACGTGGAGAACCCTCCATCGTCCTTGTCATCCTCTGCTTGTACTTCCGATCCATAGTGGGATAAGGCTGTCAGGGTCCTCAGGAATCTGCTCATGAAACTGCCCACGGATCTCACAGAGCCTCGCCTGAACAGCTTCTTGCTGAAGCTCGACTTATTGTCCTTGGTGGCTTCTTTGCAAGACATGATTTCTCTGTGACAGGCGAACAAGTCAAATGTCTGTGATGCGCCGGGCGAGATCCATCACAGCGGCTCCCACATGCAGCTCCATCCCTGAATGTTTACACAGCAATAACGACGACGAGGTACCGTTAAAGACGTGGAAACTAATATCAGCTTGCGGTCACATTTTAATCAAGGTCTCCTCTTATAACGCAAACACGCAGCAGATGTTTCTTTTCACTTGTAAATTAACGTCAGCATCTCGTACACCGCAATGTAGCGACTGCGACCAGTTACGTAAAAAGCGTGAGCATTCCTCCTATCGGCCGCCAATGTCGGAAATTACCTTGTTCCTAGCGGTTCAACTTCCTGCCCCGCAGCAATGAATCAACATCGGATCTGTCGAAAGCGAAGACAGCGGTGTAAGCTACCCGGGCTAATGCTAGCGCCAGATACAATAACAAGAGCCGCAGAGACAGCGACAGTCTCCTTCAGCGAGCGTGTCCGCGTTCAGCAGAAACAGAGAGTCCGCCATTATGTGCACGTAACTCCAGCTGAAGTAGCGACCGAGTCCGACGTGATGTAAATCTCACATTTCTCACATATTTGGAGGCACATTCGGGATAAAATACCACATATCgttttcacttcttcttctttttgttgtttgtgttggcaGCTGGTCGGCGAGTTTGCCGCTACACAGGCGCCCCCTATTGGGCTGGAGCCAGAGCAGCCGCCAGCCCTGTGTTATATTATGGacattaaaatattatattatattatataaggAGTGCATACTGACTAAAGTCCCAGTATAAAGCTGTAACTTTAAGAAAGTGGCACTTGGTCACCAGAAGCAGGACAGTCCATGAGTATGAATATcgaaacatacaaataaaacacaaattaacccaaaatacaaatattaaggTTTTATATTAGCATCACAGAAAGGCCTCTAACGGTTTTATACTGTAAATAGAGTGGGTCCTTGTTCTAATTTTGCATTGCAATCTTAAACTTATTTGACTCTAATTATGTGCCCTGGAGTTTAACCTATAGGACGCAAACATTTCTCTGGCTAGGACAGCCTTGTTCCCATTATGAAGTGAATTGTAGAAACTGAGGATTTACATGCACCACTATAAAACAAACGTGCAGTATCCTGCGCAGTAAACAACTTTTAAGACATTCATTGCTGCTTTTCAAATGTAGGCTCTATATCAATTATCTAAAAAGGCAACCACACGTGCTGTATAATAGTAGAGGCAGCCACAACCTGCCCTGAGTCACCTTTTTCTTTCATATATAGCTGAATAATTTGAGTGAAACTGTGGGAAACCAGCGAGCATCACGTTTTGAAGCagtttcaaattttttaaatgtggtGATAATGTGGCTCTGGAAGACATTTCCAAGCTACCTGAGGTTAAATCGAGGATGAGAATATtacaagagaaaaagaagaaaaaaaattaaagtagGGGGCAAACggtataaaaataaagttactggGATGGCTCTTTGTCAGTTCACTCCCCTGCCTGAGGGAGGCACAAGAGTCATGAGAAATGAAGAAGAAACTGAGGGAGAGGCTGTAGACTGCATGATCCATATGTACAAAGAGGTGTCTAATAATACCTGAGTACCTCATACACTAATATTTACACGTACTGTGTGTATCCATGTAAGATCATGCTATAGTGAGGTGTCCTGACATTATGTTTGTAATATGTGACTATGACGTGTTAATGTGATACTAAATCATTTCAATGTCCACATCTTTGCCCTTGTGATTGTTGAAATCACAGGATATTGCTGTCTTGACGCCAGGGTACGTGCGATGGACTCGAAAGGGTGAGAGCTTTTTAATCAAGATGAATCATCCTTCTGAACAGACATCATAACAAGTTTCCTATTTTCAGTTAAGTGTGTGGAGAAGATGTAAATAAAGGAGGAAATACACCCACAGCTATCACACGGAGAGTTGGTCTTACTAATGCCAAATGGAGctaatttgaaaaacaacatattgattttgcacttctttttttaaatctatctGCGGTGGAACATTATAGAGACT
Above is a genomic segment from Pleuronectes platessa chromosome 16, fPlePla1.1, whole genome shotgun sequence containing:
- the usp31 gene encoding ubiquitin carboxyl-terminal hydrolase 31 — protein: MSCKEATKDNKSSFSKKLFRRGSVRSVGSFMSRFLRTLTALSHYGSEVQAEDDKDDGGFSTFKPGSKDVPMDDGDMGGFLSGDRVPGVSGLKNHGNTCFMNAILQCLSNTELFAEYLVLEHYKGEEGEDGDRPKTNGLHLQRKGPLAKGEVTEQLSGLVRALWTFEYTPQHSRDFKNAVSKNATQFKGNSQHDAQEFLLWLLDRVHEDLNTVNPNSRPAIKPPIEEDDESIDEPSLPLSAGSFVQELFQAQYRSSLTCPHCQKQSNTFDPFLCISLPIPLPHTRPLYVTVVYQGKYSHCMRIGVAVPLNSTVYRLRDAVSRETKIPMDQFVLTEMYFDGFHRSFCDDDDDLEIIQESDSIFAFETPETFKLENLRTKRGSLLANLNHNNLKYGTEISRTSSFMQGAMTPVTASPNKNLGPEKIILLVCNRACTGHQGKRFGLPFVLYMERTVTWDGLQKEILEKMRHLLRPGVYIQVGPFSLRVVGVVGITYLLPQDERPLCHPTVERAYKSCGQGGPPHVKIVVEWDKETKDYLFGHTEEEYIPDAESVYLHREHHHQPQACTLAQCFQLYTKEEQLAPDDAWRCPHCKQLQQGRIKLSLWTLPDVLILHLKRFRQEGDRRVKMQNMVRFPLMGMDMAPHVVKRSQSSWSLPSHWSPWRRPYGLGRNPDDYLYDLYAVCNHHGNMHGGHYTAYCKNSIDGQWYCFDDSEVTPVADDDVCQQTAYILFYQRRTVIPSWSANSSVAGSTSSSLCDHWINRLPGSRPASLASGASSRRTSLASLAESVEFPVERSEDDGGFSARPFVRSIQHQSSSSRSSIASPLAFSDSGVKPSWSLSAKLHMRSNSPSRFSLDSRCSPPLERIGEACDDKVSTSCFGSYSRHERYFGSRTPLSMMESNLSDHGNNKQFLDMVYCRAPTPVEKKSTKNEPTENNNQITAIDQNILPAQATPSKEQKRKSSIGGFASKAETTGSTKSTSKVEQEKTSKKRLCSTHKTSTPETSSSTPVKGKKVGNTKEKSVNAKKNTSTPNGTPSKTKVAIQPLDATPQHKPCVRSTPQSSASPSPTANKNASVAEKSTLSSRKRLVERSYSRDSMHTSPLVNNLRGSSVARSSLSKSGESNKIEKKSVRSSSSSSSVTSLRSPSVSTKDLQRNSKSEEKGLSFFKSALRQRESRRSADLGKSSLLAKKSCKQNGQAQEIVAENGKAGDAVSSPTSTETKSKTKESSKPPSSLSRTLLNVGKSKSSTSDVSLKSPSKGKKPLERMASSRKLSSSMQSPARTTQRPQ